A single genomic interval of Deinococcus ruber harbors:
- a CDS encoding histidinol-phosphatase HisJ family protein, translated as MTAPHLFDSHMHTPLCGHATGHPREYAQAALDAGLAGIVFTDHIPMPAWYDAPWRMRLDQLAEYVDMVQETRAQFAGRLTVGMGLEADFHPGTERFVEEVLAAHDWDYVIGSVHYIGAWGFDNPEFVDEYQRRDLGSLYRHYYALIEGAACSGLFDSIGHLDLPKKFGHRDPDGAAALRVLDTIAALGLSLDYNTAGERKPVQEAYPSPGLLAAAAERGIPLVLGSDAHRPQEVGYQFGAAAQRIGEAGGTIAHYLNRVRTTDEEAQP; from the coding sequence ATGACCGCGCCGCACCTGTTTGACTCACACATGCATACGCCGCTGTGTGGACACGCCACGGGCCATCCACGCGAGTACGCCCAGGCCGCGCTCGATGCCGGGCTGGCAGGCATCGTCTTTACCGATCACATTCCCATGCCCGCGTGGTACGACGCTCCGTGGCGCATGCGGCTCGATCAGCTTGCCGAGTACGTGGACATGGTGCAGGAAACGCGGGCGCAGTTCGCCGGGCGGCTGACGGTGGGCATGGGCCTGGAAGCCGACTTTCACCCCGGCACCGAGCGTTTCGTGGAAGAGGTGCTGGCGGCCCACGACTGGGATTACGTGATCGGCAGCGTGCATTACATCGGCGCGTGGGGCTTCGACAATCCCGAATTCGTGGACGAATACCAGCGCCGCGACCTGGGCAGCCTGTACCGCCACTATTACGCGCTGATCGAGGGAGCGGCCTGCAGCGGCCTGTTCGACAGTATCGGGCATCTGGATCTGCCCAAGAAATTCGGCCACCGCGACCCGGATGGAGCGGCAGCGCTGCGGGTGCTCGACACCATCGCCGCCCTCGGCCTGAGCCTCGATTACAACACGGCGGGCGAGCGCAAACCCGTGCAGGAAGCGTACCCGTCACCGGGCCTGCTGGCCGCCGCTGCCGAGCGCGGTATTCCGCTGGTGCTGGGCAGCGACGCGCACAGGCCGCAGGAAGTGGGGTATCAGTTCGGGGCGGCGGCGCAGCGCATCGGAGAGGCAGGCGGAACCATCGCGCACTACCTGAACAGGGTACGGACGACCGACGAAGAGGCGCAGCCATGA
- a CDS encoding CAP domain-containing protein has translation MTQLVKLVQNRGSAAFILGNLLVLALTACGGSTVPAVVTPAPTTSQGASTGGTVSTQTLSPEEAQILAAVNVARSQARVCGTEAFAATTPLTWNTLLATAATAHSQDLANVDFTADPTRPDLMHLGSNGSTFQQRIEAAGYTKWTNIGENFAAGYDVSQVVDAWIASPGHCKNLMSPKFHEIGVGYVYSVSAKYHTYYTQDFGTR, from the coding sequence ATGACGCAGCTGGTGAAGTTGGTACAGAACCGTGGAAGCGCCGCATTCATCCTGGGAAACCTGCTGGTCCTGGCACTGACTGCTTGCGGAGGCAGCACAGTTCCGGCGGTGGTGACTCCCGCTCCAACCACCTCACAGGGTGCCAGCACGGGCGGCACCGTCAGCACCCAGACGCTCAGCCCCGAAGAAGCGCAGATTCTAGCGGCAGTCAATGTGGCGCGGTCACAGGCGCGTGTCTGCGGCACAGAGGCGTTTGCTGCCACCACACCGCTGACCTGGAACACGCTGCTCGCCACGGCTGCCACCGCCCACTCACAGGATCTGGCCAATGTGGATTTTACCGCCGACCCCACTCGCCCTGACCTGATGCATCTCGGCAGCAACGGCAGTACGTTTCAGCAGCGTATCGAGGCGGCAGGCTATACCAAATGGACGAACATCGGTGAGAACTTTGCCGCCGGATACGACGTTTCGCAGGTGGTAGACGCCTGGATTGCCAGCCCGGGCCACTGCAAGAACCTGATGAGTCCGAAGTTTCACGAAATCGGCGTGGGATATGTATATAGCGTCAGCGCCAAGTACCACACGTATTACACCCAGGATTTCGGCACCCGCTGA
- a CDS encoding DNA polymerase/3'-5' exonuclease PolX, whose product MTKPAPQHFDPETGEVMGHLKALVSALKRSADLLDVLGAEEFRANAFRSAARSLEGQDEPLETLAAREFRRIPKVGPSIAAELMTYVQTGVFGPLAELEAQLPPGVLSLFRVRGLGPKKIRALWEAGIDSLQTLWEAAQDGRLSKLKGFGAKSAATLSDAAEFALASQSREFLNTALRLGTQVATLLDGLEPRLSGELRRSLDTIGTVRLTATATAPQLLERLEGRLDEVQSVEGKPLLTGRLEGLPVEIGHATAEARGALDLTFGGGPLYRQAARARAQELGLSLSGRGLKRGATLLETPAESDVLRELGWPELPPEYREDEHWTLGGAALAALPPAEALLRVQDLRALLHTHSTWSDGTASIEAMAREAERLDFGADGGCYLGTGDHSGAAHYANGLDAGRLRQQLREVRELQAAGVPLVAGAEVDILEDGSLDYPDELLAQLDYVVVSVHSHFTLSSERQTERLIRAVSHPLTTILGHPTGRLLLRRPSYPLDLEAVLEACAATGTVVEINASPYRLDLDWRAALRWRDRLKFAINTDAHTLGGLTDVQYGVMAARKAGLVPEQVINTLKREAFLDFVRTQRQQR is encoded by the coding sequence ATGACGAAACCGGCACCGCAACACTTCGACCCCGAGACCGGGGAAGTCATGGGGCACCTGAAGGCACTGGTATCGGCTCTGAAGCGCAGCGCCGATCTGCTCGACGTGCTGGGAGCCGAGGAGTTCCGTGCCAACGCGTTCCGGAGCGCGGCCCGCAGCCTGGAAGGGCAGGACGAGCCGCTGGAAACGCTCGCCGCCCGCGAGTTCCGGCGCATTCCGAAGGTGGGGCCGAGCATCGCCGCCGAGCTGATGACCTACGTGCAGACCGGCGTGTTCGGGCCGCTGGCCGAGCTGGAAGCGCAACTTCCGCCGGGCGTGCTGAGCCTGTTCCGGGTGCGCGGGCTGGGACCGAAGAAGATTCGTGCGCTGTGGGAAGCGGGCATCGACTCGCTGCAAACGCTGTGGGAGGCCGCGCAGGACGGGCGGCTGTCGAAGCTCAAGGGCTTTGGGGCCAAGAGCGCCGCCACCCTCTCGGACGCTGCCGAATTCGCGCTGGCCTCGCAGTCGCGTGAATTCCTGAATACCGCGCTCCGCCTGGGCACGCAGGTAGCGACGCTGCTGGACGGTCTGGAACCCCGGCTGTCCGGCGAGCTGCGGCGCAGCCTGGACACCATCGGCACCGTGCGCCTGACCGCGACTGCCACCGCCCCGCAGCTTCTTGAGCGGCTGGAAGGGCGGCTGGACGAGGTGCAGAGTGTCGAGGGAAAGCCGCTGCTGACCGGGCGGCTCGAAGGCCTGCCAGTCGAGATCGGCCACGCGACTGCCGAAGCACGCGGCGCACTCGACCTGACCTTCGGGGGCGGCCCGCTGTACCGGCAGGCAGCGCGGGCCAGAGCGCAGGAACTCGGCCTGTCGCTGTCGGGGCGTGGCCTGAAGCGCGGCGCAACGCTGCTGGAAACACCCGCCGAGTCCGACGTGCTGCGCGAACTCGGCTGGCCCGAGCTGCCGCCCGAGTACCGCGAGGATGAGCACTGGACGCTGGGAGGCGCTGCCCTGGCCGCCCTGCCCCCCGCCGAGGCCCTGCTGCGTGTACAAGATCTGCGGGCGCTGCTGCACACCCATTCCACCTGGTCGGACGGCACCGCCAGCATCGAGGCGATGGCCCGCGAGGCCGAGCGGCTGGATTTCGGCGCAGACGGCGGCTGCTACCTGGGAACGGGCGACCACTCCGGCGCGGCGCACTATGCCAACGGGCTGGATGCCGGGCGGCTGCGGCAGCAACTCCGGGAGGTGCGCGAATTGCAGGCCGCCGGAGTGCCACTGGTCGCGGGCGCAGAAGTAGACATTCTGGAAGACGGCTCGCTCGATTACCCCGATGAGCTGCTGGCTCAGCTCGATTACGTGGTGGTCAGTGTTCACAGCCATTTCACGCTGTCCAGCGAGCGCCAGACCGAACGCCTGATCCGGGCGGTGTCGCACCCGCTGACGACCATCCTGGGCCACCCCACCGGACGCCTGCTGCTGCGCCGCCCCAGCTATCCGCTCGATCTGGAAGCCGTGCTGGAGGCCTGCGCCGCCACAGGCACGGTGGTCGAGATCAATGCCAGCCCCTACCGCCTCGATCTCGACTGGCGCGCCGCACTGCGCTGGCGAGATCGGCTGAAATTTGCGATCAACACCGATGCTCACACGCTGGGAGGGCTGACCGACGTGCAGTACGGCGTGATGGCCGCCCGCAAAGCTGGATTGGTGCCGGAACAGGTCATCAATACCCTGAAACGTGAGGCGTTTCTCGACTTCGTTCGCACTCAGCGGCAGCAGCGCTGA
- a CDS encoding GNAT family N-acetyltransferase: protein METHLNAEQSGGDQLRLDLLTGEAALAFIPNLIPLAVAVFDDDDFVTLPADAAEKPGLMLLVAFGGTELRGFKMGYRRSEKNFYSWLGGVLPAARGQGIARRLMDAQHVWATEQGYTYVSTETFNRYRPMLLLNIQSGFDVVGTQTTPSGEARIVLRKML, encoded by the coding sequence ATGGAAACGCATCTGAATGCTGAGCAGTCCGGCGGCGATCAGCTCCGCCTCGACCTGCTGACGGGTGAAGCGGCGCTGGCCTTCATTCCTAACCTGATTCCGCTGGCAGTCGCCGTATTCGACGACGACGATTTCGTGACGCTGCCCGCCGATGCCGCCGAGAAACCCGGCCTGATGCTGCTGGTGGCGTTCGGCGGAACAGAGCTGCGGGGCTTCAAGATGGGCTACCGGCGCAGCGAAAAGAACTTTTATAGCTGGCTGGGCGGCGTGCTGCCAGCGGCGCGGGGGCAGGGAATCGCCCGCCGCCTGATGGACGCCCAGCATGTCTGGGCCACCGAGCAGGGCTATACCTACGTCAGCACCGAAACCTTCAACCGCTACCGTCCGATGTTGCTGCTGAATATTCAGAGCGGCTTTGACGTGGTGGGCACCCAGACGACCCCGAGCGGAGAGGCCAGGATCGTGCTGAGGAAGATGCTGTGA
- a CDS encoding bifunctional 3-deoxy-7-phosphoheptulonate synthase/chorismate mutase yields MNPTASIEDLRRQVDEINLELLKLLSRRGEVVAQIGHAKTLEGRPHHYDPKREDDQFHTLETLNPGPFTNAAVKAVFKEIFKASLDLEEANDKKQLLVSRKVQKTDTVLTIGSVRIGGDSPPVLLAGPCSIESEEQMDATAHFLAGRGVKMLRGGAYKPRTSPYGFQGMGVDGLIIGAGAARENGQIFVTEVMDTRDVEVVSEYADILQVGARNMHNFALLREVGRAGKPVLLKRGLSATIEEWLYAAEYILAEGNMQVILCERGIRTFEKWTRNTLDLSAVALAKQETHLPVFVDVTHAAGRRDLLIPLAKAALAVGADGIHVEVHPNPATALSDNEQQLDFAGFEAFQTAIAPYMNALVSR; encoded by the coding sequence ATGAACCCCACCGCTTCTATCGAAGACCTGCGCCGTCAGGTCGATGAAATCAATCTGGAACTTCTCAAACTGCTGAGCCGCCGGGGCGAGGTCGTCGCTCAGATCGGTCATGCCAAGACGCTGGAAGGCCGCCCACACCACTACGACCCCAAGCGTGAGGACGATCAGTTTCACACGCTGGAAACGCTTAACCCAGGCCCGTTTACCAACGCTGCCGTCAAAGCGGTGTTCAAGGAGATCTTCAAGGCCAGCCTCGATCTGGAGGAGGCCAACGACAAGAAGCAACTTCTGGTGTCGCGAAAGGTGCAGAAGACCGACACCGTGCTGACCATCGGCAGCGTGCGGATCGGCGGCGACAGCCCCCCGGTGCTGCTGGCGGGGCCGTGCAGCATCGAGTCGGAAGAGCAGATGGACGCCACCGCGCACTTTCTGGCGGGCCGGGGTGTGAAGATGCTGCGCGGCGGAGCGTACAAGCCGCGCACCAGCCCCTACGGATTTCAGGGCATGGGTGTGGACGGCCTGATTATCGGAGCCGGGGCCGCCCGCGAGAACGGTCAGATCTTCGTGACCGAAGTGATGGATACCCGAGACGTGGAAGTGGTGTCGGAGTACGCCGACATTCTGCAGGTGGGCGCACGCAACATGCACAACTTCGCCCTGCTGCGCGAGGTGGGCCGGGCGGGTAAGCCGGTCCTGCTCAAGCGCGGTCTGTCTGCCACCATCGAGGAGTGGCTGTACGCCGCCGAGTACATTCTGGCCGAGGGCAATATGCAGGTCATTCTGTGCGAGCGCGGCATCCGTACCTTCGAGAAGTGGACGCGCAACACCCTCGATCTGAGTGCGGTGGCGCTCGCCAAGCAGGAAACCCACCTCCCGGTCTTCGTGGACGTCACGCACGCTGCGGGCCGCCGCGACCTGCTGATTCCGCTGGCAAAGGCGGCGCTGGCAGTGGGCGCAGACGGCATTCACGTCGAAGTTCACCCCAACCCGGCAACCGCCCTCTCCGACAACGAGCAGCAGCTCGACTTCGCCGGATTCGAGGCCTTCCAGACCGCCATCGCGCCGTATATGAACGCCCTGGTTTCTCGCTGA